The Novosphingobium sp. P6W DNA window CGGACAGGCAGGATTTCTCTCACCTTGATTGACGCTGGGGATCAGCCGACCTGCGTCGGCCGCCAGGTTTCCTGAGGGTTACGCCAGTCTATGCCCTCAAGCAGACACGCCATGGCCGAAGCCGAGATCGCGACCGTCCCGTCCTTTGCAGCGGGCCACACAAAACGCCCTTTTTCCAGACGTTTTGCGTATAAGGACATCCCGAGGCCGTCATGCCACAGAATTTTGCAAAGCGACCCGCTCCGGCCCCGGAAGACATACAGGTCGCCTGCATGGACGTCCTTGTTCAGCGACTGCTGAACCTGCAAGGCCAGCGACCTCATTCCCCGGCGCATGTCTGTATGCCCCAGCGCGAGCCAGACCTTACCGCCGCTCGGGACCGGGATCATCGGATCAGCGCCTTCAGAACAGCGGCAGCCACATCGGGCGGCGCCGAAGCGAAGATGTTCACGCGGCGTCCGCCAGGCAAATCCACCACAACAGCTGGCGCCGATGACAACGGGTTGCCGCCTGCGTCGTCAAGCACGACGGCTTCGACGAAGCCGATCTCCGCCGGCGCCGCAGCGGCCTGCACTTCAGCTTTGCGGCGCCAGGTGTAAACCAACGCCGTCGACACATCATGCTGCCGGGCTACCCGTGCCACGCAGGCACCGGGCGAAAAGGCCTCGGCCAAAATCTTCGCCCGCTCGTCCTCACGCCAGCGTCGCCGACGCTCAGGCCCGCCGAAAACCGTGATCTGACCCACAAAACCGCTCCTACGACCGCTCTCAAGAGCGAACTTAAGAGCGGTCCATCACGCCCGGGGAAAGGCGACCCTCAACGGAGGCGTACTCTCTATTGACCGGAGCGCGCGCCGCTTGGAGCGATGATGCGTTACGCTCCGATCGACGTGCCACGCGCCGTAGGGTGACGCCCGTGCACGCCACCGTTTGCAAGCTGTAAGCCAAAACAGATCGATCTGGCACCCGAGGGGGTCAACGGGAGTAGTAGGCTTCCAGTGCCTCGTCGGAGAACCCGATGCCTCGGCAGCAAAACCACACGGCGTCCCGCACGACCTCAGACGGGTCCCCATCATATGGGAACGCGTCGGTTCTTAGCGACTGGATCGCATTCATCATTGTTCCAACATGTTCGATAAACATGGTGGTGTTGCGTTCGGTAATCGCGACGCCAACAATGTCTCCGTCGATCCGCGCAGTCTCGAGCGCTGCGCGGATCCGCCTACCCATTATTCTCCGCGACCGCCGGTAGACCAGGGTTGCAAAACTGCCGTCTCCCGCGAGGCTGGCAAGCAGCAGACGAAAGCCCTCCTTAAGGTGGTCGTCGCCGGCAGAGTTCACCAATGTGAAATATGCACGCAAGCTATTGACCAAACCTTGCCCGCTCAGTTCGTGAGGCCCAAGCACCGCATAACTTTCATCCTGTTCCCGTATCGTCTGCCGCAACACTGCGCGATAGAGCGCCTGTTTCGAGGGAAAATGCCGATACATCATCGCCTCGGAAATCCCGGATTCCTTGGCGATGTCCTGCGTACGCGCGGCATCATAACCGAAGCGCGAAAAG harbors:
- the tnpB gene encoding IS66 family insertion sequence element accessory protein TnpB (TnpB, as the term is used for proteins encoded by IS66 family insertion elements, is considered an accessory protein, since TnpC, encoded by a neighboring gene, is a DDE family transposase.) codes for the protein MIPVPSGGKVWLALGHTDMRRGMRSLALQVQQSLNKDVHAGDLYVFRGRSGSLCKILWHDGLGMSLYAKRLEKGRFVWPAAKDGTVAISASAMACLLEGIDWRNPQETWRPTQVG
- a CDS encoding transposase, encoding MGQITVFGGPERRRRWREDERAKILAEAFSPGACVARVARQHDVSTALVYTWRRKAEVQAAAAPAEIGFVEAVVLDDAGGNPLSSAPAVVVDLPGGRRVNIFASAPPDVAAAVLKALIR
- a CDS encoding TetR/AcrR family transcriptional regulator, whose protein sequence is MNRTRLKATERKFLILKSARRIFSRFGYDAARTQDIAKESGISEAMMYRHFPSKQALYRAVLRQTIREQDESYAVLGPHELSGQGLVNSLRAYFTLVNSAGDDHLKEGFRLLLASLAGDGSFATLVYRRSRRIMGRRIRAALETARIDGDIVGVAITERNTTMFIEHVGTMMNAIQSLRTDAFPYDGDPSEVVRDAVWFCCRGIGFSDEALEAYYSR